Proteins from one Mycolicibacter virginiensis genomic window:
- a CDS encoding glucose 1-dehydrogenase, producing MGRVDDKVALISGGARGMGAADARMLVDEGAKVVIGDVLDEEGAALAAELGDAARYVHLDVRDPEQWAAAVSVAVETFGKLNVLVNNAGTVALGPLRKFDLDQWHNVIDVNLNGTFLGMRASIDSMIAAGGGSIINVSSIEGLRGAPFVHPYVASKWAVRGLTKSAALELARHNIRVNSLHPGFIRTPMTEHLPEDMVTIPLGRPGTSDEVATFVLFLASDESSYATGSEFVMDGGLVTDVPHKNG from the coding sequence ATGGGGCGTGTAGACGACAAGGTAGCCCTGATCAGCGGGGGTGCGCGCGGTATGGGCGCGGCTGACGCCCGGATGTTGGTCGACGAGGGCGCCAAGGTGGTCATCGGCGATGTGCTGGACGAAGAGGGCGCGGCGCTCGCGGCAGAACTGGGTGACGCCGCCCGCTATGTGCATCTCGATGTCCGGGACCCGGAGCAGTGGGCCGCCGCGGTGAGCGTCGCGGTCGAGACGTTCGGGAAGCTGAACGTGTTGGTCAACAATGCCGGGACCGTCGCACTGGGGCCGCTGCGCAAGTTCGATCTGGACCAGTGGCACAACGTCATTGACGTGAATCTCAACGGCACATTCCTGGGGATGCGCGCCTCCATCGATTCGATGATCGCCGCCGGCGGCGGATCCATCATCAATGTGTCCTCGATCGAGGGTCTGCGCGGTGCACCTTTTGTGCACCCCTATGTGGCCTCGAAATGGGCGGTGCGCGGACTGACCAAGTCCGCCGCTCTCGAACTGGCCCGCCACAACATTCGGGTCAACTCGCTGCACCCCGGGTTCATCCGCACCCCGATGACCGAGCATCTGCCAGAGGACATGGTGACCATTCCGCTGGGGCGGCCCGGCACCTCCGACGAAGTCGCGACCTTCGTGCTGTTCTTGGCCAGCGACGAGTCTTCCTACGCCACAGGCTCGGAGTTCGTCATGGACGGCGGTCTGGTCACCGATGTTCCGCACAAAAATGGTTGA
- a CDS encoding cytochrome P450: MFVLTSTQSACPFGSGFDFTDPDVLLHGMPITQFAELRKTAPIWWNEQPSHSNIFDDGGYWVISKHQHIKEISRDNDVWSTNAKGAVMRLPDGISADQLDLTKALLINHDPPEHTRLRKLVSRLFTPRSVSALEEKLAQSARDIVAAAAEKDSGNFVDDIAMQLPLLAIADLLGVPEADREKLFHWTNSIMNTDDPDFDSDPAMANAELMGYAYTMAEERRRCPADDIVTRLVQADIDGESLGETEFAFFVILLAVAGNETTRNAMTHGINAFAENPDQWELYKRQRPETAVDEIVRWATPVHCFQRTAKVDTELGGVAIGKGQRVGLFYSSANYDEEVFDRPFSFDILRDPNPHLAFGGQGTHYCIGANLARMEIRLIFDEIANQLPDIAKLAEPQRLRSGWINGVKDLQVAYHG; the protein is encoded by the coding sequence GTGTTCGTCTTGACATCAACGCAATCAGCTTGTCCGTTCGGTTCGGGTTTCGATTTCACCGACCCGGACGTCCTGCTCCACGGCATGCCGATCACCCAGTTCGCAGAGCTGCGCAAGACCGCGCCGATCTGGTGGAACGAACAGCCGTCACACAGCAACATCTTCGATGACGGCGGCTATTGGGTCATCAGCAAACATCAACACATCAAAGAGATCTCGCGTGACAACGACGTGTGGTCAACCAACGCCAAGGGCGCGGTCATGCGCCTGCCCGACGGCATCTCCGCCGACCAGCTGGATCTGACCAAGGCGTTGTTGATCAACCATGACCCGCCCGAGCACACCCGACTGCGCAAGCTGGTGTCACGACTGTTCACGCCCCGCTCCGTGAGTGCGCTGGAGGAGAAGCTGGCCCAGTCGGCGCGCGACATCGTCGCTGCTGCAGCCGAGAAGGACAGCGGCAATTTCGTCGACGACATCGCAATGCAACTGCCGCTGTTGGCGATCGCCGATCTGCTCGGGGTTCCCGAGGCCGATCGGGAGAAGCTGTTCCACTGGACCAACTCGATCATGAACACCGACGACCCCGATTTCGACTCCGATCCGGCGATGGCCAACGCCGAGTTGATGGGCTACGCCTACACCATGGCTGAGGAGCGGCGGCGCTGCCCGGCCGACGACATCGTCACCCGACTGGTCCAGGCCGACATCGACGGTGAGTCGCTCGGCGAGACCGAGTTCGCATTCTTCGTCATCCTGCTGGCGGTGGCGGGCAACGAGACCACCCGCAACGCCATGACGCACGGCATCAACGCGTTCGCGGAAAACCCCGATCAGTGGGAGCTCTACAAGAGGCAGCGGCCCGAGACCGCCGTTGACGAGATCGTGCGCTGGGCTACCCCGGTGCACTGCTTCCAGCGCACCGCCAAAGTCGACACCGAACTGGGCGGGGTGGCCATCGGCAAAGGGCAGCGGGTCGGGTTGTTCTACAGCTCGGCCAACTACGACGAAGAGGTCTTCGACCGGCCGTTCAGTTTCGACATCCTGCGTGATCCCAACCCGCACCTGGCGTTCGGCGGGCAAGGCACCCACTACTGCATCGGCGCCAACCTGGCCCGGATGGAGATCCGGCTGATCTTCGACGAAATCGCCAACCAGCTCCCGGATATTGCGAAGCTGGCCGAGCCGCAACGACTGCGTTCCGGCTGGATCAACGGCGTCAAAGATCTACAGGTCGCCTACCACGGCTAG
- a CDS encoding NDMA-dependent alcohol dehydrogenase yields the protein MKTKGALLWEFNKPWSVEEIEIGDPQKDEVKIQMEAAGMCHSDHHLMTGSIPMAGFPVLGGHEGAGIVTEVGPGVEDIAPGDHVVLSFIPSCGSCPTCQSGLRNLCDLGAGLLNGVAVSDGTFRVTARGEGVYPMTLLGTFSPWMVVHKSSVVKIDPSIPFEVACLVGCGVTTGYGSAVRSADIRPGEDVAIVGVGGVGMSALQGAVNAGARNIFVIDPVDWKRDQALKFGATHVYPDIFAAMGGMMEVTHGAMARKVIVTVGEVHGADVDNYMVLTAKGGTCVLTAMGSMLDNQVTLNLAMLTLLQKNLQGTIFGGGNPQYDIPQLLSMYQVGKLNLDDMVTRQYKLEQINEGYQDMLDGKNIRGIIRYTDADR from the coding sequence GTGAAGACAAAGGGTGCGTTGCTCTGGGAGTTCAACAAGCCGTGGTCGGTCGAAGAGATCGAGATCGGTGACCCCCAGAAAGACGAGGTCAAGATTCAGATGGAGGCGGCCGGCATGTGCCACTCCGACCACCACCTGATGACCGGCAGCATCCCCATGGCCGGCTTTCCGGTCCTCGGCGGGCACGAGGGCGCCGGCATCGTCACCGAGGTCGGTCCCGGGGTGGAAGACATCGCCCCCGGCGACCACGTGGTGCTGTCCTTCATTCCGTCCTGTGGCAGCTGTCCGACCTGTCAGTCCGGATTGCGCAACCTGTGCGACCTGGGCGCCGGACTGCTCAACGGCGTGGCGGTCAGCGACGGCACCTTCCGCGTCACCGCGCGCGGCGAGGGCGTCTACCCGATGACGCTGCTGGGCACATTCTCGCCGTGGATGGTGGTGCACAAGTCTTCGGTCGTGAAGATCGACCCGTCGATTCCGTTCGAGGTGGCCTGCCTGGTCGGCTGCGGCGTCACCACCGGCTACGGGTCGGCTGTCCGCAGCGCCGATATCCGCCCGGGTGAGGACGTCGCGATCGTCGGTGTCGGCGGGGTCGGCATGTCGGCACTGCAGGGCGCGGTCAACGCCGGCGCCCGCAACATCTTCGTCATCGACCCGGTGGACTGGAAGCGCGACCAGGCGCTGAAGTTCGGCGCCACGCATGTTTACCCCGACATCTTCGCCGCGATGGGCGGGATGATGGAGGTCACCCACGGAGCGATGGCCCGCAAGGTGATCGTCACCGTCGGCGAGGTGCACGGCGCCGACGTCGACAACTACATGGTCTTGACCGCCAAGGGCGGCACCTGCGTGCTCACCGCGATGGGGTCCATGCTCGACAACCAGGTGACGCTCAACCTGGCGATGCTGACACTGCTGCAGAAGAACCTGCAGGGCACCATCTTCGGCGGCGGCAACCCGCAGTACGACATCCCGCAGCTGCTGTCGATGTACCAGGTCGGCAAGCTGAACCTCGATGACATGGTGACCCGCCAGTACAAGCTGGAGCAGATCAACGAGGGCTACCAGGACATGCTGGACGGCAAGAACATTCGCGGCATCATCCGCTACACCGACGCCGACCGCTAA
- a CDS encoding YceI family protein yields MSSVATFLSSPKAVGTWNLDPGQSSIRFQNGTMWGALKVRGAFTEFSGSGEIKDDKTVTGRVDIKAASINTGLGTRDHDLRRSNFFNTDHYPDITVVVTGGEPAGGDVARLDAELTVKGITGPLPLEVEVSPLEDGGVRLTTEAIVTRKQFAVEGNFLGMVGNRTRLKASLVFRRA; encoded by the coding sequence ATGTCATCTGTCGCAACATTTCTCAGCAGTCCTAAGGCAGTGGGAACCTGGAATCTGGATCCCGGGCAGTCAAGTATCCGGTTCCAGAACGGAACCATGTGGGGCGCGCTCAAGGTCCGGGGCGCATTCACCGAATTCAGCGGCAGCGGCGAGATCAAGGACGACAAGACGGTGACGGGCAGGGTCGATATCAAGGCCGCCTCAATCAACACCGGACTGGGCACCCGTGACCACGACCTGCGCCGATCGAACTTCTTCAACACCGACCATTACCCCGACATCACCGTCGTGGTCACCGGCGGGGAGCCGGCCGGCGGCGATGTTGCCCGACTGGACGCCGAACTGACCGTCAAGGGCATCACCGGACCGTTGCCGCTGGAAGTCGAGGTTTCCCCGCTCGAAGACGGTGGGGTCCGGCTGACCACCGAGGCGATCGTCACCCGCAAGCAGTTCGCTGTGGAAGGCAACTTCCTGGGCATGGTCGGCAACCGGACCAGGCTCAAGGCCAGCCTGGTCTTCCGGCGTGCTTAG
- a CDS encoding HIT family protein: MTTVFTKIINRELPGRFVYEDDDVVAFLTIEPMTQGHTLVVPRAEIDGWQNIDNAALNKVMAVAQKIGKAVCAAFDTERAGMIIAGLEVPHLHVHVFPTRSLSDFGFAGVDRNPSAESLDEAQAKIKAALAELD; the protein is encoded by the coding sequence ATGACCACCGTGTTCACCAAAATCATCAACCGGGAGCTGCCGGGCCGATTCGTCTACGAGGACGACGACGTCGTCGCCTTCTTGACCATCGAACCGATGACCCAGGGCCACACCCTGGTGGTGCCCCGCGCCGAGATCGACGGGTGGCAGAACATTGACAACGCGGCGCTCAACAAGGTGATGGCGGTGGCGCAGAAGATCGGCAAAGCGGTGTGCGCAGCGTTCGACACCGAGCGGGCCGGCATGATCATCGCCGGCCTAGAAGTTCCCCACCTGCATGTCCATGTCTTTCCGACCCGCAGCCTGTCCGACTTCGGCTTCGCCGGCGTGGATCGCAATCCGTCAGCGGAATCGCTCGACGAGGCGCAGGCCAAGATCAAGGCCGCGCTGGCCGAACTGGACTGA
- a CDS encoding sensor histidine kinase: protein MGTVKPLRDILPLKVSLVAATLAMVAIGLLAQGYAVTTILRHRLIGRIDATLIDAAHGWALEQRGRLPSREGEDPNPGRPPTSFYVRDVDPDGSIWTVVNDQNAEPLLPPDNDVGSVPITIGSVDGSGVQWRALSVHGENGRLITVARDLSDPRATLRYLAWWRVTIGVGVLLVLGAAGYVVVNRSLRPLAEVERTAAAIAAGQLDSRVPERDPRTEVGRLTLALNGMLAQIQEAVASSANSAESARISEERMRRFITDASHELRTPLTTIRGFAELYRQGAARDVELLMSRIESEARRMGLLVEDLLLLARTDAQRPLERHWVDLLVLATDAVHDARAIAPNRTIELEVFDGPGTPEVLGDEARLRQVLSNLVSNALQHTPDGTAITVRVGTEGDDAILEVVDQGPGMSEQDVERVFERFFRTDSSRARASGGTGLGLSIVDSLTRAHHGSVTVSSPPGQGCTFRVSLPRLADTSARAAELPAEIV, encoded by the coding sequence ATGGGGACGGTCAAACCCCTTCGGGACATCTTGCCGCTGAAAGTCAGCCTGGTCGCTGCCACCTTGGCGATGGTGGCCATCGGGTTGCTGGCGCAGGGGTACGCCGTGACCACGATCTTGCGGCACCGGCTGATCGGCCGGATCGACGCCACGCTTATCGACGCCGCCCACGGCTGGGCGCTGGAACAGCGCGGGCGGCTGCCGTCGAGGGAGGGGGAGGACCCCAATCCCGGCCGGCCACCGACGAGCTTCTATGTCCGTGACGTCGACCCCGACGGCAGCATCTGGACCGTCGTCAACGACCAGAACGCCGAGCCGTTGCTGCCGCCGGATAACGACGTGGGGTCGGTGCCGATCACGATCGGCTCCGTCGACGGATCGGGCGTGCAGTGGCGGGCGTTGTCGGTGCACGGCGAGAACGGCAGGCTGATCACTGTGGCCAGGGATCTGTCCGATCCCCGGGCCACGCTGCGTTACCTGGCCTGGTGGCGGGTGACGATCGGCGTCGGGGTGCTGCTGGTGCTGGGCGCCGCCGGCTACGTGGTGGTCAACCGCAGCCTGCGGCCGCTGGCCGAGGTCGAACGGACCGCGGCCGCAATCGCTGCCGGTCAGTTGGACAGTCGTGTGCCCGAACGTGATCCGCGTACCGAAGTCGGACGCCTCACGTTGGCCCTCAACGGCATGCTGGCGCAGATCCAGGAGGCCGTGGCCTCGTCGGCGAACTCGGCGGAGAGCGCGCGTATCTCCGAGGAACGGATGCGGCGGTTCATCACCGATGCCAGCCACGAACTGCGCACCCCGCTGACCACGATTCGCGGTTTCGCCGAGCTGTACCGGCAGGGCGCGGCCCGCGATGTGGAGCTGCTGATGTCACGCATCGAAAGCGAAGCCCGCCGAATGGGCCTGCTCGTCGAGGACCTGCTGCTGCTGGCCAGAACCGATGCTCAGCGTCCGCTGGAGCGCCATTGGGTCGACCTGTTGGTATTGGCCACCGACGCGGTGCACGATGCCCGGGCCATCGCACCGAATCGCACCATCGAACTCGAGGTCTTCGACGGCCCCGGGACCCCGGAAGTGCTCGGCGACGAAGCGCGGCTGCGGCAGGTGCTGAGCAACTTGGTGTCCAATGCACTGCAGCACACCCCGGACGGGACCGCGATCACCGTGCGGGTCGGCACCGAGGGCGACGACGCCATCCTCGAGGTCGTCGACCAGGGGCCCGGGATGAGTGAGCAGGATGTGGAGCGGGTCTTCGAACGGTTCTTCCGGACCGACTCATCGCGGGCGCGGGCCAGCGGCGGCACCGGGTTGGGGCTGTCGATCGTCGACTCGCTGACCCGGGCGCACCACGGCTCGGTGACCGTCAGTTCGCCGCCGGGCCAGGGCTGCACGTTCCGGGTGTCGCTGCCGCGCCTTGCCGACACCTCGGCTCGTGCGGCCGAGTTGCCCGCTGAGATCGTCTGA
- a CDS encoding response regulator transcription factor produces MGATPAHDAAPEARVLVVDDETNIVELLSVSLKFQGFEVYTASSGPAALDRAREIRPDAVILDVMMPGMDGFGVLRRLRADGIDAPALFLTARDSLQDKITGLTLGGDDYVTKPFSLEEVVARLRVILRRAGKGAQEPRNSRLTFADIELDEDTHEVWKAGQPVSLSPTEFTLLRYFVINAGTVLSKPKILDHVWRYDFGGDVNVVESYVSYLRRKIDTGEKRLLHTLRGVGYVLREPR; encoded by the coding sequence ATGGGAGCAACACCTGCGCATGACGCTGCACCGGAGGCCCGCGTGCTGGTCGTCGATGACGAGACCAACATTGTGGAGCTGCTGTCGGTCAGTCTGAAATTCCAGGGTTTCGAGGTCTACACGGCCTCCAGCGGGCCGGCAGCGCTGGACCGCGCACGCGAGATTCGTCCGGACGCGGTGATCCTCGACGTGATGATGCCGGGCATGGACGGATTCGGGGTGCTGCGCCGACTGCGTGCCGACGGCATCGACGCCCCGGCCCTGTTCTTGACCGCGCGGGACTCGCTGCAGGACAAGATCACCGGGTTGACCCTCGGCGGCGACGACTACGTGACCAAGCCGTTCAGCCTGGAGGAGGTGGTGGCGCGGCTGCGGGTCATCCTGCGCCGGGCGGGCAAGGGCGCCCAGGAACCGCGCAACTCCCGGCTCACGTTCGCCGACATCGAACTCGATGAGGACACCCACGAAGTGTGGAAGGCGGGGCAGCCGGTCTCGTTGTCGCCCACCGAGTTCACGCTGTTGCGCTACTTTGTGATCAATGCCGGCACGGTGTTGAGCAAGCCGAAGATTCTGGACCACGTGTGGCGCTATGACTTCGGCGGCGACGTCAACGTGGTGGAGTCTTACGTCTCCTACCTACGGCGCAAGATCGACACCGGCGAGAAGCGCCTGCTCCATACGCTGCGTGGGGTCGGTTATGTGTTGCGCGAGCCGCGATGA
- a CDS encoding HNH endonuclease, with amino-acid sequence MTVTCLGCGVDFEGRRLRVFCSNACQQSHRRRQLLEAWLDTGACGRTSYLGNYVRDYLIEQQGGCCAICGIEGTWNGVTLTLIIDHIDGDASNNRRENLRLVCPNCDSQLPTYKARNRGKGRYCRRQRYADGLSY; translated from the coding sequence ATGACGGTGACCTGTCTTGGGTGCGGCGTCGACTTTGAAGGCCGTCGGCTAAGGGTGTTCTGCAGCAATGCATGTCAACAGTCACACCGCAGACGCCAGCTCTTGGAAGCCTGGCTCGACACCGGAGCCTGCGGTCGCACGTCGTACCTCGGCAACTATGTCCGGGACTACCTCATCGAGCAGCAGGGCGGTTGTTGTGCGATCTGCGGCATCGAGGGCACTTGGAACGGCGTGACTTTGACGCTGATCATCGACCACATTGATGGAGATGCAAGCAACAATCGTCGTGAGAATCTGCGCCTCGTTTGTCCCAACTGTGACAGCCAGCTGCCGACGTACAAGGCGAGGAATCGCGGCAAGGGGCGCTATTGCCGGCGACAGCGGTACGCCGATGGCCTGTCGTATTGA
- a CDS encoding alpha/beta fold hydrolase, producing the protein MPAELSHDETLREVTTEQGVLRYHEAGDGPTLLLLHGSGPGVTGWRNYRGVLPAFAENFRCLVLEFPGFGVSDDFGGHPMVTAFGAVPAFVEALGLDRFSIVGNSMGGGVGIGYAIGNPDKVSKLVTIGGIGTNLLSPGPAEGIRLLQDFVDNPSRDALVRWLHSMVYDPSVVTDELIEERWALATDPDTLASARRMYGKEAFTNMVKMMQASKGPLPWAMMHRLKTPTLVTWGRDDRVSPLDMALIPMRTIPDAEVHVFPNCGHWTMIEAKDAFTRVVLEYLTRD; encoded by the coding sequence ATGCCGGCCGAGTTGAGCCACGACGAGACCCTGCGCGAGGTCACCACCGAGCAAGGGGTGCTGCGCTACCACGAAGCCGGTGACGGGCCGACGCTGCTGCTGCTGCACGGTTCCGGGCCGGGCGTGACCGGATGGCGCAACTACCGCGGCGTGCTGCCGGCGTTCGCCGAGAACTTCCGCTGCCTGGTGCTGGAGTTCCCCGGGTTCGGGGTCAGCGACGACTTCGGCGGGCATCCAATGGTGACCGCATTCGGCGCGGTGCCGGCCTTCGTTGAAGCGCTGGGTTTGGACCGGTTCAGCATCGTGGGCAACTCGATGGGCGGCGGCGTTGGGATCGGCTACGCGATCGGCAACCCCGACAAGGTGAGCAAGCTGGTGACCATCGGCGGCATCGGCACCAACCTGCTCAGCCCGGGACCGGCCGAGGGCATCCGGTTGCTGCAGGACTTCGTCGACAACCCCAGCCGCGACGCGCTGGTGCGCTGGCTGCACTCGATGGTCTACGACCCCTCGGTGGTCACCGACGAGCTCATCGAGGAGCGGTGGGCTCTGGCCACTGACCCCGACACCCTGGCCAGCGCCCGGCGGATGTACGGCAAGGAAGCCTTCACCAACATGGTGAAGATGATGCAGGCGTCCAAGGGTCCGCTGCCCTGGGCGATGATGCACCGGCTCAAGACGCCGACGCTGGTCACCTGGGGCCGCGACGACCGGGTCAGCCCGCTGGACATGGCCCTGATCCCGATGCGGACCATCCCCGACGCCGAGGTGCACGTGTTCCCCAACTGCGGGCACTGGACCATGATCGAGGCCAAGGACGCCTTCACCCGCGTGGTGCTGGAATACCTGACCCGCGACTGA
- a CDS encoding glucose 1-dehydrogenase codes for MAGVDLTGKVAIITGAARGQGAAEARLFTELGAHVVLTDVLADEGERIATELGARFVRHDVGDEAGWKSVVETAVSEFGRLDVLVNNAAICQSIPLIEQSAAGFNAMLRVNLIGAFLGVKAVVEPMQASGGGSVINVSSQAGLQGLAGYSAYGASKWGLRGMTKVAAIELGPYGIRVNSVHPGMIDTPMVAHLRVRPGPGRHPAAPLTRIGLPSEVADVVAFLASDASAYVTGAELAVDGGASAGKIPTPAP; via the coding sequence ATGGCCGGTGTGGATCTGACCGGGAAGGTCGCCATCATCACCGGGGCCGCACGCGGGCAGGGCGCCGCTGAGGCCCGGTTGTTCACCGAGCTCGGTGCCCACGTGGTGCTCACCGATGTACTGGCCGACGAAGGGGAGCGCATCGCCACCGAACTCGGGGCTCGGTTCGTGCGCCACGATGTCGGCGACGAGGCCGGGTGGAAGAGCGTGGTCGAGACTGCGGTCAGCGAATTCGGGCGCCTGGACGTGTTGGTCAACAACGCCGCGATCTGCCAGTCGATTCCGCTCATCGAGCAGTCCGCCGCGGGTTTCAACGCGATGTTGCGGGTCAACCTCATCGGGGCGTTTCTGGGTGTCAAGGCGGTGGTGGAGCCGATGCAGGCCAGTGGCGGCGGGTCGGTGATCAATGTGTCATCACAAGCCGGGCTACAGGGTCTAGCCGGCTACAGCGCCTACGGGGCGTCGAAGTGGGGACTGCGCGGCATGACGAAGGTCGCCGCAATCGAATTGGGGCCCTACGGGATTCGAGTCAACTCAGTACACCCCGGCATGATCGACACCCCGATGGTCGCGCACCTGCGCGTCCGGCCCGGGCCGGGGCGACACCCCGCAGCGCCGCTGACCCGCATCGGGCTGCCCTCCGAAGTCGCCGACGTGGTCGCGTTCTTGGCCTCGGATGCCTCGGCGTATGTGACCGGAGCCGAACTGGCGGTCGACGGCGGGGCGAGCGCGGGCAAGATCCCGACCCCGGCACCGTGA
- a CDS encoding SDR family NAD(P)-dependent oxidoreductase: MKLQNSRVLVTGASRGLGKRIAEVLTAHGCAVALAARDGAALDVLAKELGGKAYPADLGDPSAVEGLIDRVEADGPVDILINNAGVDHVGRFHEASPEQVRNLLQVNLAAPMELCRQVIPGMVRRGRGHIVNVSSMGAISQGPGLTLYGSSKAGLSHFTAGIRGELRGKPVGTTLVQIGEVKTDMIDHIRAFGPARRTIERSIRWRMIPRESLDPVAVSEAIAVAIERNRRHVIMPRNIVPMAKFTEFPRRVSELMLTGIDQDRD; this comes from the coding sequence ATGAAACTGCAGAACAGCCGGGTGCTCGTCACCGGCGCCAGCCGTGGGCTCGGCAAGCGCATCGCCGAAGTGCTGACCGCGCATGGCTGCGCAGTGGCACTGGCGGCGCGCGACGGTGCCGCCCTCGATGTATTGGCCAAAGAACTGGGCGGGAAGGCCTATCCGGCCGACTTGGGCGACCCGTCGGCAGTGGAGGGCCTCATCGACCGGGTCGAGGCAGACGGTCCGGTGGACATCTTGATCAACAACGCAGGCGTCGACCACGTCGGCAGGTTTCACGAGGCGAGCCCTGAACAGGTACGGAATCTGCTGCAGGTCAACCTGGCGGCGCCGATGGAACTGTGCCGCCAGGTGATACCGGGGATGGTGCGGCGCGGTCGCGGCCATATCGTCAACGTGTCGTCGATGGGCGCCATCTCCCAGGGGCCTGGACTGACGCTGTACGGGTCGTCGAAGGCGGGGCTGAGCCACTTCACCGCCGGCATCCGCGGGGAGTTACGGGGCAAGCCGGTCGGCACCACGCTGGTGCAGATCGGCGAGGTCAAGACGGACATGATCGACCATATCCGGGCATTCGGCCCGGCCCGACGCACCATCGAGCGGTCCATTCGGTGGCGGATGATTCCGCGCGAATCGCTTGACCCGGTGGCGGTATCGGAGGCCATCGCGGTGGCGATCGAACGCAACCGCCGGCACGTCATCATGCCGCGAAACATCGTTCCGATGGCGAAGTTCACCGAGTTCCCTCGGCGCGTTTCGGAACTGATGTTGACCGGTATCGATCAGGATCGCGACTGA
- a CDS encoding alpha/beta hydrolase — protein MSRPTPDSMKRETADRMGAAFASIAAGNGNAAEVRAKLKASRRPAVPVPVARIEDRLIPGPDGATSLPVRIYYPASAGESGERPPVLVYFHGGGFVLCDLDSHDSCCRRLANGSGAVVVSVDYRLAPEHPFPAAVHDAWSATEWVAGHADELGADAARLVIAGDSAGGNLAAVVAMLARDRGGPKIALQVLIYPVVDQRRKSSTASEHAKNGVLTGSHMQWFTEQYLGREGDRSNVLASPILGEFAGLPPAHVVTGALDPLCEEGEDFAGRLRGAGVPATVRRYDEGFHGFFNLADHLPLAREANEDVCVVLRNALGNKTSDHLSQT, from the coding sequence ATGAGCCGACCGACCCCCGACTCGATGAAGCGCGAGACCGCCGATCGGATGGGTGCGGCGTTCGCGTCGATCGCTGCCGGCAATGGCAACGCGGCTGAGGTCCGGGCCAAGTTGAAGGCCAGTCGCCGGCCGGCTGTCCCGGTTCCGGTGGCGCGCATCGAGGATCGCCTCATTCCGGGCCCGGATGGAGCGACGTCGCTGCCGGTGCGGATCTACTACCCGGCCAGTGCGGGCGAATCCGGCGAACGGCCGCCGGTGCTGGTCTACTTCCACGGCGGCGGATTCGTGCTGTGCGACCTGGACTCGCACGACTCGTGCTGCCGACGCCTGGCGAACGGATCGGGGGCCGTGGTGGTGTCGGTCGACTACCGGTTGGCGCCTGAACACCCGTTCCCGGCGGCCGTGCATGACGCCTGGTCTGCCACCGAATGGGTGGCCGGTCACGCCGACGAACTCGGCGCCGACGCGGCGCGGCTGGTGATCGCCGGGGACAGTGCCGGCGGCAATCTCGCCGCCGTGGTGGCCATGCTGGCCCGTGATCGAGGCGGACCGAAGATCGCGTTGCAGGTGCTGATCTACCCCGTCGTCGACCAGCGACGGAAGTCGTCGACGGCCAGCGAGCACGCCAAAAATGGCGTACTCACCGGGTCGCATATGCAGTGGTTCACCGAGCAGTATCTCGGCCGTGAAGGCGACCGTAGCAATGTGCTGGCCTCGCCGATTCTCGGCGAATTCGCCGGGCTGCCACCCGCGCACGTTGTGACCGGAGCGCTGGACCCGTTGTGCGAGGAAGGCGAAGACTTCGCGGGCCGGCTTCGCGGCGCTGGGGTTCCGGCCACGGTACGGCGCTATGACGAGGGCTTCCACGGCTTCTTCAACCTGGCCGACCACCTGCCGTTGGCTCGTGAAGCCAACGAAGACGTGTGTGTCGTCCTGCGCAATGCCTTAGGCAACAAGACATCTGACCATCTCTCACAGACCTAG